The Dissulfuribacter thermophilus genome includes a window with the following:
- a CDS encoding cell division protein FtsQ/DivIB yields MKAVRQTYRKKTKAKKTVRPQVLVAVLFIAILIVGGTYGIRLGWKWLHSTPLFAVQEIKINGINRVKKQWVLHAIDLKDGENILGLKKEDIKERILENPWIKSLKISTDFPHTLVIDIVERRAIAFLKDRGKTYLLDSDGEIFKVAEGKEADGLIEIEGIKASGNGDRTIKYVGTFKEFVRLVNKRGRILCERNIKSVGFDGKSMVVTTRGSRIPLVFSLDQGLKVQFKRAESILFHLYSSGKYRHVKIVNLSVGKNMALAFMDKRV; encoded by the coding sequence TTGAAAGCTGTAAGGCAAACATACAGGAAGAAGACAAAGGCAAAAAAGACTGTTAGGCCACAGGTTCTGGTGGCTGTGCTCTTTATCGCCATTTTAATTGTTGGCGGAACGTATGGTATACGTCTGGGCTGGAAATGGTTGCACTCCACTCCCTTGTTTGCGGTTCAGGAAATTAAGATAAATGGGATAAATAGGGTCAAGAAACAATGGGTGCTCCACGCCATTGATTTAAAGGACGGCGAGAACATACTGGGCCTAAAGAAGGAGGACATTAAAGAGCGTATTTTAGAGAATCCGTGGATAAAGTCTTTAAAAATTTCAACTGATTTCCCACATACCCTGGTGATAGACATCGTTGAAAGACGTGCAATAGCTTTCTTAAAGGACAGAGGTAAGACCTATCTATTGGATTCGGATGGCGAGATCTTTAAGGTTGCCGAGGGAAAGGAGGCAGATGGTCTGATAGAAATAGAGGGGATAAAAGCCTCTGGTAATGGTGACAGGACCATAAAATATGTAGGAACGTTTAAGGAGTTTGTGAGACTTGTAAATAAGCGTGGCAGGATACTTTGCGAAAGGAACATCAAATCTGTGGGATTTGATGGAAAATCCATGGTGGTCACAACAAGGGGCTCTAGAATTCCCCTTGTGTTTTCCCTGGATCAGGGCTTGAAGGTCCAGTTTAAGAGGGCAGAATCAATATTATTTCACCTTTACTCTTCGGGCAAATATAGGCATGTAAAGATTGTAAATCTTTCAGTAGGTAAGAACATGGCATTGGCTTTTATGGATAAGAGGGTATGA
- the ftsZ gene encoding cell division protein FtsZ — MSFEFVESDLSAKIRVIGVGGGGGNAVNNMIESNLRGVDFIAANTDAQALDRSKAGVKIQLGKGLTKGLGAGARPEIGREAAEESAEEVRAALEGSDMVFITAGMGGGTGTGGAPVIAEISKELGALTVAVVTKPFLFEGKRRREIAERGLEELRKVVDTIITIPNDRLRSLADSKTPFFQLFKKADEVLYYAVRGISDLIVVQGYVNVDFADVRTVMSEMGLALMGTGMARGERRAIEAVRMAIANPLLEDITISGARGILMNITASPDTLTWEEVEQASTLIHDEAHEDANIIWGTVFDESIGDEIRVTVIATGIGGEAEQAEPMVVNVKSQRENDVHGDPRGLTDQGVKIYTTRDEPSVIRIDDLRGGVVTRKKTNEVPLKGLDEIDEDELEVPTFLRKKAD; from the coding sequence ATGAGCTTTGAATTTGTGGAATCTGATCTTTCTGCAAAGATTAGAGTAATAGGTGTAGGTGGTGGCGGCGGTAATGCCGTTAACAATATGATTGAATCCAATCTTAGAGGAGTAGATTTTATAGCTGCAAATACAGATGCCCAGGCCCTGGATCGCTCCAAGGCTGGGGTCAAGATTCAGCTCGGTAAAGGGCTTACTAAAGGCCTTGGAGCAGGGGCCAGGCCTGAGATCGGAAGAGAAGCAGCTGAAGAGAGTGCTGAAGAGGTGCGTGCTGCCCTTGAGGGAAGTGACATGGTCTTTATCACAGCTGGCATGGGAGGTGGAACTGGAACAGGAGGGGCCCCTGTAATTGCGGAGATCAGTAAGGAGCTAGGGGCACTTACAGTGGCAGTGGTTACCAAGCCATTTCTGTTTGAGGGAAAGAGGCGTCGAGAGATCGCGGAACGCGGCCTCGAGGAGTTGAGGAAGGTAGTGGACACTATCATTACCATACCTAATGATAGGTTACGTAGCCTTGCAGATTCAAAGACGCCGTTTTTCCAGCTCTTCAAAAAGGCAGACGAAGTGCTCTATTACGCGGTAAGGGGTATCTCAGATCTAATCGTGGTGCAGGGCTATGTAAACGTCGATTTTGCCGATGTGAGGACAGTCATGTCAGAGATGGGGCTGGCATTGATGGGGACTGGCATGGCACGAGGAGAGAGACGTGCAATAGAGGCCGTTCGTATGGCAATAGCCAATCCACTCCTAGAAGACATCACCATAAGTGGTGCAAGGGGAATATTGATGAATATTACTGCGAGCCCAGATACTCTTACGTGGGAAGAGGTCGAACAGGCCTCCACACTTATACACGATGAGGCCCATGAGGATGCGAACATAATTTGGGGAACAGTATTTGATGAGAGTATTGGAGATGAGATCAGGGTTACAGTGATCGCTACTGGAATAGGAGGAGAGGCTGAACAGGCAGAGCCAATGGTGGTAAATGTAAAGTCCCAGAGGGAAAATGATGTCCATGGAGATCCAAGGGGATTGACTGACCAGGGCGTAAAGATATATACAACCCGGGACGAACCCAGTGTAATAAGAATAGATGACCTCAGAGGTGGGGTGGTCACCAGGAAAAAGACAAACGAAGTCCCATTGAAAGGACTCGACGAAATAGATGAGGACGAGTTAGAGGTCCCTACTTTTTTGAGGAAAAAGGCAGACTAG
- the ftsA gene encoding cell division protein FtsA, translated as MGSTPDSDIIVGLDIGTTKICALVGVLTEDGVEVVGVGTHPSVGLRKGVVVNIESTVNSIQRAVEEAELMAGCEISQVLIGIAGSHIKGFNSHGVIAIKGEEVTEDDVNRVIEAAKAVAIPLDRELIHCLPQEYIVDDQGGISDPVGMTGVRLEAKVHIVTGAVTAAQNLIKCANRAGLDVEDIVLQPLASAHATLTSEEKDLGVALIDFGGGTTDLAIFTEGTIKHTSVLGLGGNNLTNDIAVGLRTPMTEAEKIKLRFGSCLSSYVKKDEMIEVPSVGGRKPRLLSRHILAEILEPRVEEILSLLEQEIRRTEFKDLLASGVVITGGSALLPGMAEIADQIFDLPTRIGFPKGITGLTDIINGPQFATAVGLLLHGAKKAPKRKFRIRDRNIFNRVTSRMKSWFRI; from the coding sequence ATGGGCTCAACACCTGACAGTGATATAATCGTTGGTCTCGATATTGGCACAACCAAGATATGTGCCCTGGTTGGGGTGCTGACTGAAGACGGAGTTGAGGTTGTGGGAGTGGGAACCCACCCATCAGTAGGGCTACGAAAAGGGGTTGTGGTAAATATCGAGAGCACAGTCAATTCAATTCAGAGGGCCGTTGAAGAGGCCGAACTCATGGCTGGCTGTGAGATCTCACAGGTCTTGATAGGTATTGCAGGCAGCCACATTAAAGGGTTCAACAGTCATGGTGTCATTGCCATAAAGGGAGAGGAAGTCACAGAAGATGACGTAAATCGTGTGATCGAGGCTGCAAAGGCAGTGGCGATCCCTCTGGACAGAGAACTCATTCATTGTCTTCCACAGGAATACATTGTAGACGATCAGGGCGGAATTTCAGACCCAGTTGGCATGACAGGGGTTCGACTTGAGGCCAAGGTTCACATTGTAACTGGGGCAGTGACAGCAGCGCAAAATCTCATTAAGTGTGCCAATAGGGCTGGACTCGACGTAGAAGATATTGTGCTTCAACCTCTGGCCTCTGCTCATGCAACGCTTACCAGCGAGGAAAAGGACCTTGGTGTAGCGTTGATAGACTTTGGAGGTGGGACCACAGATCTGGCCATATTTACTGAAGGGACTATTAAACATACTTCTGTCCTTGGACTCGGTGGCAACAATCTCACAAATGACATTGCAGTTGGATTAAGGACTCCAATGACAGAGGCGGAGAAAATAAAACTAAGATTTGGAAGTTGTCTAAGTTCCTATGTCAAGAAGGATGAGATGATAGAGGTGCCGAGTGTTGGGGGCAGAAAACCAAGACTCCTATCCCGACATATACTTGCAGAGATCTTGGAGCCGAGGGTTGAAGAGATACTATCACTGCTTGAACAGGAGATTAGGCGTACGGAATTCAAGGATCTTTTGGCCTCTGGGGTCGTGATTACAGGGGGATCAGCGTTACTCCCTGGAATGGCCGAGATTGCAGACCAGATCTTTGATCTGCCGACCCGTATTGGCTTTCCAAAGGGCATCACTGGTCTCACTGATATTATAAACGGCCCTCAGTTTGCTACTGCTGTTGGATTGCTACTTCATGGTGCGAAAAAGGCCCCAAAAAGAAAATTCAGGATACGGGACAGGAATATCTTTAACAGGGTGACCTCAAGAATGAAATCTTGGTTCAGGATTTGA